A window of the Cellvibrio sp. pealriver genome harbors these coding sequences:
- a CDS encoding AI-2E family transporter → MQQKLETRTFLLFLLIVSVGFLMILKPFFGTIFWACAITIIFFPLQQRLLKRLNGRTNTVSLLTLTACIVIVVLPVTVLVSSVVAEGADFYKKLESGEVNPAQYIEQVRTAFPAIQQAAERFGIDVARIKEGVLNVSMSSGKWLAQNALSIGQNTFKLLLNICLMLYLTFFLLRDGQRLLELLIRALPLGDARERMLFAKFGEVTRATIKGNLVIAIIQGTLGGLILWALGIPGALLWGVVMGMFSLIPAIGPAIVWVPVAIYLFATGDNIKGIILVAFGAGVIGLVDNILRPILVGRDTKMPDYIVLLSTLGGLALFGINGFIIGPLVAALFMAFWGIFIREMHVIAPDDDTIEQDSPSASNEPDKDSAA, encoded by the coding sequence ATGCAACAAAAATTGGAAACACGCACGTTTTTGCTGTTTTTATTAATTGTCTCCGTGGGCTTTTTGATGATTCTGAAGCCCTTTTTCGGAACGATTTTTTGGGCTTGCGCCATCACTATCATTTTCTTCCCGTTACAACAGCGGCTGCTGAAGCGCTTGAATGGGCGCACCAATACGGTTTCGCTGTTGACCCTGACTGCCTGCATAGTGATTGTAGTGTTACCCGTTACGGTTCTGGTTAGCTCTGTTGTGGCCGAGGGTGCCGACTTTTATAAGAAACTGGAATCCGGTGAGGTCAACCCTGCCCAATACATCGAACAGGTGCGCACGGCCTTTCCCGCTATACAGCAAGCTGCGGAACGCTTTGGTATCGATGTCGCCAGAATCAAAGAAGGGGTATTGAATGTCAGTATGAGCAGCGGCAAATGGCTGGCGCAAAACGCCCTGAGTATCGGCCAAAACACCTTCAAACTGCTGTTGAATATCTGCCTGATGTTGTACCTGACATTTTTCCTGTTGCGCGATGGCCAGCGTTTGCTGGAATTACTGATCCGCGCACTTCCTCTGGGTGATGCCCGCGAGCGCATGCTGTTCGCCAAGTTTGGCGAAGTCACCCGCGCGACTATCAAAGGCAATTTGGTGATCGCGATTATCCAGGGCACTCTGGGCGGATTGATCCTGTGGGCACTGGGAATCCCGGGTGCACTTTTGTGGGGTGTGGTAATGGGAATGTTTTCCTTGATCCCCGCTATTGGCCCGGCGATTGTCTGGGTGCCGGTTGCAATTTACCTGTTTGCGACCGGTGACAATATCAAAGGCATCATCCTTGTGGCGTTTGGGGCGGGTGTTATTGGCTTGGTGGATAACATCCTGCGCCCTATTTTGGTCGGGCGCGATACCAAAATGCCGGACTATATTGTGCTGCTGTCCACCCTCGGGGGCTTGGCACTGTTTGGTATCAACGGTTTTATCATTGGGCCTTTGGTTGCGGCACTGTTTATGGCGTTTTGGGGGATTTTTATCCGCGAAATGCATGTTATCGCGCCTGACGATGACACTATCGAGCAAGATTCACCGTCTGCATCGAATGAACCCGATAAGGATTCTGCGGCCTGA
- a CDS encoding ABC transporter substrate-binding protein: protein MRLWVWLLLCSGGLWCTQVLAQAGDGKIHIPVRVQGTKLEEPVDYFTELLIMALNASKAENEVIDIVFSDRDYSQARWIHLLQNDKRNFVIWTMTDKTREQQMRPIRIPLFKGLFGYRVLLIRKGEQARFDNVTGLTDLAKLLAGQGTHWPDTDIMLHNGLRVTTSETTESLFRMLSARRFDYFPRGISEAWFELMQRNEKNLVVEKNLLLYYPTAMYYFVNKDNEALAKRIESGLETLIDNGKFDQFFYNHPRINTGLEKLQRRKILRMENPFLPEETPVDNPRYWIDLNDISRSEVKPEDAVSR, encoded by the coding sequence ATGCGCTTGTGGGTGTGGCTACTGCTGTGCTCCGGTGGCCTGTGGTGCACCCAGGTATTGGCTCAAGCTGGCGATGGAAAAATCCATATCCCTGTGCGGGTGCAGGGCACCAAGCTGGAAGAGCCGGTCGATTATTTTACCGAACTGCTGATCATGGCGTTGAATGCCAGTAAAGCCGAGAACGAAGTGATCGATATTGTATTTTCTGACCGTGACTACTCCCAGGCGCGCTGGATCCATCTCTTGCAAAACGACAAGCGCAATTTTGTGATCTGGACCATGACCGATAAAACACGCGAGCAGCAGATGCGCCCCATCCGTATCCCTTTATTCAAAGGCTTGTTTGGATACCGTGTGTTATTGATTCGTAAGGGTGAGCAGGCGCGTTTTGATAATGTCACCGGGCTTACCGATCTCGCCAAACTCCTCGCCGGCCAGGGCACTCATTGGCCGGATACCGACATCATGCTGCACAATGGTTTACGTGTGACCACCAGTGAAACAACCGAATCATTGTTCCGCATGTTAAGCGCGCGCCGGTTTGATTATTTTCCGCGTGGAATTTCAGAGGCTTGGTTTGAGTTAATGCAACGCAACGAAAAGAATTTGGTGGTCGAGAAAAATCTGCTGCTGTACTACCCGACGGCTATGTATTACTTCGTCAATAAAGACAATGAAGCGCTTGCCAAACGAATTGAATCGGGTTTGGAAACCCTGATCGACAACGGGAAGTTTGACCAGTTTTTTTACAATCACCCAAGAATCAACACCGGTTTGGAAAAACTCCAACGGCGAAAAATCCTGCGCATGGAAAACCCGTTTTTACCTGAGGAAACGCCAGTTGATAACCCGCGTTATTGGATTGATTTAAACGACATAAGTAGATCTGAAGTAAAACCAGAAGATGCTGTTTCGCGATAA
- a CDS encoding FeoB-associated Cys-rich membrane protein: MHDLPWQELIVGICVLTAVVFLLRRWIFPSAKKSSACGGCGGCDKTSDASCNNPTEKTPH, encoded by the coding sequence ATGCATGATCTACCCTGGCAAGAACTGATCGTCGGCATATGCGTTCTAACCGCAGTGGTTTTCCTCCTACGCCGCTGGATTTTCCCCTCGGCCAAAAAATCCTCTGCCTGCGGCGGATGTGGCGGCTGCGATAAAACCAGCGATGCCAGCTGCAATAATCCCACTGAAAAAACACCGCATTAA
- a CDS encoding ferrous iron transporter B, whose amino-acid sequence MSAPIRFALVGNPNCGKTSLFNRLTGARAKVANYPGVTVERRSGTVTHIATPTEILDLPGTYSLFVTSPDEQVARDVILGKLAHEKRPDLLIAVVDACNLRLGLRLVMELKSLNRPMVLALNQMDEAKRRGISINTAALSQSIGMPIIETVAVNSQGVAELRQYLDTYAQSAQQPTEQGAQVLTLSDRQESVEALYAEIESIMSQHVIQPAHLPRWQDRLDALVMHPLLGMIALFTILLVIFQAVFAWASPVVDLIDAGFSSLGELVGATLPDGILKDFIVDGLIAGVGGVLVFLPQIIILFFFILVLEDSGYLTRAAFLLDRPMRGLGLSGRSFIPMLSSFACAVPGIMATRTISDPRERFITIMVAPLMTCSARLPVYALIIAAFIPEQTVWGVFNLQGLTLFALYFAGVASAALVAWMMRRRTAREEFPLLLELPSYRWPMMYHLLMGLRERAWIFIRRVGTIILALSIVLWFLATFPGAPEDATLPAIDYSFAGQLGHFMQPLFAPLGFNWQMCIALIPAMGAREVAVSALATVYAVGEESIDVALGGALAASWSLPVAFSYLAWFVYAPQCISTIAVVKRETNSTKATLFFTVYLFALAYFAAWVTYQVASAIVN is encoded by the coding sequence ATGTCCGCCCCTATACGTTTCGCACTGGTTGGCAACCCCAACTGTGGTAAGACCTCCCTGTTTAACCGATTGACTGGCGCGCGCGCCAAAGTGGCAAATTATCCGGGGGTAACCGTTGAACGCCGCTCCGGCACCGTCACCCATATCGCCACCCCCACTGAAATACTCGATCTCCCCGGGACTTACAGCCTGTTTGTGACCTCCCCCGATGAACAGGTCGCGCGCGATGTAATTCTGGGGAAACTCGCCCATGAAAAGCGCCCTGATTTGCTCATTGCCGTGGTTGATGCCTGCAACCTGCGCTTGGGCCTGCGCTTGGTGATGGAGCTCAAAAGTCTCAACCGCCCGATGGTACTTGCGCTCAACCAAATGGATGAAGCCAAACGCCGCGGTATCAGCATCAATACCGCAGCACTCTCCCAATCCATCGGTATGCCGATTATCGAAACCGTGGCCGTTAACAGCCAGGGCGTTGCTGAATTACGCCAGTATTTGGACACTTATGCACAAAGTGCACAACAGCCAACGGAGCAAGGCGCGCAGGTACTCACCCTGAGCGACCGCCAGGAATCGGTTGAAGCGCTTTACGCTGAGATTGAAAGCATCATGAGCCAGCACGTCATCCAACCAGCGCACCTACCGCGCTGGCAGGATCGTCTGGATGCATTGGTTATGCATCCGCTGTTGGGGATGATCGCCCTGTTCACGATTTTGCTGGTGATCTTCCAGGCGGTATTTGCCTGGGCATCGCCGGTGGTGGACTTAATCGACGCAGGCTTCAGTAGTCTGGGCGAACTGGTCGGTGCCACCTTACCCGACGGCATTTTGAAAGACTTTATTGTGGATGGCCTGATCGCCGGTGTAGGTGGTGTGTTGGTCTTCCTGCCACAAATCATCATCCTGTTCTTCTTCATTCTGGTACTGGAAGATAGCGGTTATCTCACCCGAGCCGCGTTTTTGCTTGATCGCCCTATGCGCGGTTTGGGGTTATCCGGCCGCTCATTTATTCCCATGCTTTCCAGCTTTGCCTGTGCCGTTCCGGGCATTATGGCGACACGCACTATCTCTGACCCGCGCGAACGTTTTATTACTATCATGGTTGCTCCTTTAATGACCTGCTCGGCGCGTTTACCGGTTTATGCACTGATTATCGCGGCCTTCATTCCCGAGCAGACGGTGTGGGGTGTTTTCAACTTGCAAGGGTTGACCTTGTTTGCCCTGTATTTTGCCGGTGTAGCCAGTGCAGCATTGGTGGCCTGGATGATGCGCCGCCGCACCGCGCGTGAAGAGTTTCCACTGCTATTGGAGTTACCGAGCTATCGCTGGCCGATGATGTACCACCTGCTGATGGGGCTGCGTGAGCGCGCCTGGATTTTCATCCGCCGCGTGGGCACCATCATTCTTGCCTTATCAATTGTTTTATGGTTTTTGGCCACTTTTCCGGGCGCGCCGGAAGATGCCACCCTACCCGCCATCGACTACAGCTTTGCCGGCCAGCTTGGCCACTTTATGCAGCCGCTGTTTGCCCCACTCGGGTTCAATTGGCAGATGTGTATCGCGCTGATCCCCGCGATGGGCGCGCGCGAAGTTGCGGTCAGTGCGCTGGCAACGGTTTACGCCGTAGGCGAAGAGTCCATCGATGTCGCTTTGGGGGGCGCACTGGCTGCCAGCTGGTCACTGCCAGTGGCCTTCTCCTATTTGGCGTGGTTTGTGTACGCACCGCAATGTATCTCCACTATTGCGGTCGTAAAACGTGAGACCAACTCAACCAAAGCAACGCTGTTCTTTACCGTTTATTTGTTCGCACTGGCCTATTTCGCGGCCTGGGTGACCTACCAAGTCGCCAGCGCAATCGTGAATTGA
- a CDS encoding FeoA family protein, translated as MNIASHADSFTPTLRLDQCRKGTSVRVTSLIGQPLFGAQDESVSLRLKELGFLPGAHLKVIGFGLLGSDPLAVQVNGTKFALRRAEAAKICVEPITPHP; from the coding sequence ATGAATATTGCCTCACATGCTGATTCCTTCACCCCCACCCTGCGCCTTGACCAATGCCGCAAAGGTACATCAGTCCGGGTGACCAGCTTGATTGGGCAACCCCTGTTTGGCGCTCAGGATGAAAGCGTCAGCCTGCGTTTAAAGGAATTGGGATTTTTACCAGGTGCCCATTTAAAGGTGATTGGCTTTGGCTTGTTGGGTTCCGACCCTTTGGCGGTACAAGTAAACGGCACCAAGTTTGCCTTGCGCCGCGCCGAAGCAGCCAAGATCTGCGTTGAACCTATCACCCCTCATCCTTAA
- a CDS encoding fatty acid cis/trans isomerase, with the protein MSINTSVQQTARTGLWMIILLTLGCASITGSQWDQLYGKAQPREISSAPTKATLTYYKDTRKTLEQRCVVCHGCYDAPCQLKMESYEGLLRGANPVKVYDGTRLLGASLTRLFEDAHTTSDWRSKGFHPVLNERSNSRKANINAGVLAQSLELKKNHPLPTAEILPADFDFDLNYKQYCPSIENFAAFADKNPLWGMPYGLPALSPKEHTLIMEWLAQGAAMGTPPKLPASVQQQVNQWEVFFNGDSLKQQLVNRYIYEHLFLAQLHFKEAPRTYFRLVRSSTPPGQPIERISTLRPYDNPMVARVYYRLWQDPSSIVAKNHMPYALNAERMKEWQQLFFATEGEFSYEVTHLPSYDPAIAANPFVSFAQLPVNARYRFMLDEAQFTIMNFIKGPVCRGQVALNVIQDHFWVFFVSPETQNTNGIAQFLSENSKHLQLPAEAGNTLLPMTNWLKYSELQKEYLNAKAAFVSKLIANEGGLEMNNIWNGEKSPHVKTDIKKRNPNAALTIFRHSDSASVHKGLIGQAPKTAWIIDYPLLERIHYLLVAGFDVYGNVSHQLLSRLYMDFLRIEGEMNFVGLLPENEQEKVMSYWYRDAESNLKTYVDLYIKQIDAPNKIRYVSNDPQQELYQKLKLHLGEAAHSPFNIQAKKLPAHKLALYEKLQNTTGKPISFLPQTTLIYIPNTGLFTLVHNNAYSNLSSLFGEDKRRIAAEDNLTIAQGIIGNYPNSFMRVEEQQLEDFVSRIQTLDSEDDYKVLRDIYGIRRSSSEFWAFSDKVHQLYSSSEPEEAALLDYNRLENR; encoded by the coding sequence ATGTCGATCAACACATCAGTGCAACAAACTGCACGTACCGGATTATGGATGATAATTTTGCTTACCCTGGGGTGCGCCAGTATCACCGGCTCGCAATGGGACCAGCTCTACGGCAAAGCACAACCGCGGGAAATATCCTCCGCACCAACCAAAGCAACATTGACCTATTACAAAGACACGCGGAAGACGCTGGAGCAGCGCTGTGTTGTTTGCCACGGCTGTTACGACGCGCCTTGCCAGCTCAAAATGGAATCTTACGAGGGACTGCTGCGTGGGGCCAATCCGGTCAAGGTGTACGATGGAACGCGCTTGCTGGGGGCATCACTCACCCGTTTGTTTGAAGATGCACACACAACCTCTGATTGGCGCAGCAAGGGATTCCATCCCGTATTGAATGAGCGCAGCAATTCGCGCAAAGCCAATATCAATGCCGGCGTGCTGGCACAATCACTTGAACTGAAAAAAAACCATCCTCTACCAACAGCAGAGATTTTACCCGCCGATTTTGATTTCGATCTCAACTACAAACAGTATTGCCCGAGCATCGAAAATTTTGCCGCATTTGCTGATAAAAACCCGCTGTGGGGAATGCCTTATGGCCTTCCTGCGCTCAGCCCAAAAGAACACACATTAATTATGGAGTGGCTCGCGCAAGGTGCTGCGATGGGAACGCCACCCAAACTTCCCGCAAGCGTGCAACAACAAGTGAACCAGTGGGAAGTGTTCTTCAACGGCGACAGCCTGAAACAACAATTAGTCAATCGCTATATTTACGAACATCTGTTTTTGGCGCAACTTCATTTTAAGGAAGCGCCCAGAACCTATTTCCGCTTGGTGCGCTCCAGCACGCCGCCAGGTCAACCCATCGAACGCATCAGCACCCTGCGCCCTTACGACAACCCCATGGTTGCGCGAGTGTATTACCGCTTATGGCAAGATCCATCGAGCATCGTTGCTAAAAACCACATGCCATATGCATTAAATGCCGAGCGCATGAAGGAATGGCAGCAATTATTTTTTGCGACAGAAGGCGAGTTTTCTTACGAGGTGACTCACCTTCCCTCTTATGATCCTGCAATTGCAGCGAATCCTTTTGTGAGCTTCGCCCAACTACCGGTCAATGCGCGCTACCGTTTTATGTTGGATGAAGCGCAGTTCACGATTATGAATTTTATTAAAGGTCCGGTCTGTCGTGGGCAGGTTGCACTCAATGTGATTCAGGATCACTTCTGGGTTTTCTTTGTATCGCCCGAAACACAAAATACCAATGGAATTGCGCAGTTTTTGTCGGAAAACAGCAAGCACCTGCAATTACCTGCAGAAGCGGGCAATACCTTGTTACCGATGACAAATTGGCTGAAATATTCCGAGCTGCAAAAAGAATATCTGAACGCAAAAGCTGCGTTTGTCAGCAAGTTGATTGCTAACGAAGGCGGACTTGAAATGAATAACATTTGGAACGGTGAGAAGAGCCCGCATGTTAAAACAGATATTAAAAAGAGAAATCCGAATGCCGCACTCACTATTTTTCGTCACAGCGACAGCGCCAGCGTGCACAAAGGCCTTATCGGCCAAGCCCCTAAAACAGCATGGATAATTGACTACCCTTTGCTTGAGCGCATTCATTATTTATTGGTCGCTGGTTTTGATGTGTATGGCAATGTATCGCACCAGCTATTGAGCCGTCTTTATATGGACTTTTTGCGCATTGAAGGCGAGATGAACTTTGTCGGCCTGCTCCCGGAAAACGAGCAGGAAAAAGTCATGTCCTATTGGTACCGCGATGCCGAATCCAATCTTAAAACCTACGTTGACCTTTACATCAAGCAAATCGATGCGCCCAACAAAATCCGCTATGTCAGCAATGATCCGCAACAAGAGCTTTATCAAAAATTGAAATTGCATCTGGGGGAGGCCGCACATTCGCCCTTTAATATCCAGGCAAAAAAATTGCCCGCACATAAGTTGGCGCTCTATGAAAAATTGCAAAACACCACCGGAAAGCCCATCAGCTTTTTACCGCAAACCACACTCATTTATATTCCCAATACCGGTTTGTTCACGCTGGTGCACAACAACGCTTATTCCAATCTATCGTCACTTTTTGGGGAAGATAAACGGCGCATTGCCGCCGAGGATAATCTCACCATTGCGCAGGGCATTATCGGCAACTACCCCAACAGTTTTATGCGCGTAGAGGAACAACAATTGGAGGATTTTGTCAGCCGTATCCAAACACTGGATTCAGAGGATGACTACAAAGTGCTGCGCGATATTTACGGCATTCGCCGCAGCAGCAGCGAATTCTGGGCGTTTAGCGATAAGGTCCACCAGCTTTATTCCTCCAGCGAACCGGAAGAAGCAGCCCTGCTGGATTACAACCGGCTGGAAAATCGCTAG
- a CDS encoding DUF3014 domain-containing protein has protein sequence MSDDYQPRQSSSTSMIVIVVLVLIAVAAAFFFLRDDAPATSQSVVTPVAVAPQAVSSSSSSAAPIVEYTPPVPVVEVEPLPALNESDAGILAALQQLRGEGLIQLLVPQEVIRKFVLAVNNISEGKVIHEYRPVVSPPPPFIAETFSVMVEGTAVDQERIAPTNYQRYEAYVTTLALIDSDAAVAVYRRFYPLLEEAFRELGLKKPNFHSVMIAAIDNLLAAPDHQGDLLLVRPKVFYQYADPALEALPQTHKLMLRMGPENARSVKASLRQLRARLINQ, from the coding sequence ATGAGTGATGACTACCAACCGCGACAAAGCTCGTCCACCTCCATGATCGTAATTGTGGTACTGGTCTTGATTGCTGTTGCGGCTGCTTTCTTTTTCTTGCGCGATGATGCCCCCGCGACATCGCAATCTGTGGTAACCCCGGTTGCAGTTGCTCCCCAAGCTGTCAGTAGCAGTAGTTCCTCCGCTGCCCCCATCGTTGAGTACACCCCCCCTGTGCCCGTGGTTGAGGTAGAGCCTTTACCTGCATTGAACGAAAGTGACGCAGGTATCTTGGCTGCCCTACAACAATTGCGTGGTGAAGGATTAATACAGTTGTTGGTGCCGCAGGAGGTAATCCGCAAATTTGTATTGGCGGTAAACAATATTTCCGAGGGTAAGGTCATACACGAGTATCGCCCGGTGGTATCACCGCCACCGCCGTTTATCGCTGAAACCTTCTCGGTCATGGTAGAAGGCACTGCAGTTGATCAGGAGCGTATAGCCCCGACTAACTACCAGCGCTACGAGGCTTACGTTACTACACTTGCATTAATCGACAGCGATGCTGCAGTTGCAGTTTATCGCCGGTTCTATCCACTGCTTGAAGAAGCCTTTCGGGAGTTGGGATTGAAAAAACCAAACTTCCACAGCGTTATGATTGCAGCGATCGATAACCTATTGGCCGCACCGGATCATCAAGGTGACTTGTTACTGGTTCGCCCCAAAGTGTTCTACCAATACGCCGATCCCGCCCTTGAAGCCCTGCCTCAAACACACAAATTAATGCTGCGCATGGGGCCTGAAAATGCGCGCAGCGTTAAGGCAAGTCTGCGCCAATTGCGGGCACGTCTTATTAACCAGTGA
- a CDS encoding TonB-dependent receptor — MRNKLSDAIKLANKSALMLGSVAAVTMMGFATTANAQDAGAEPEEVLVTGIRGALQQAIDVKRNSDAVVDAISSEDIGKFPDKNLAESLQRVPGVTINRGFTGEGNEVSIRGVNPQLTSVLLNGNYVASTGWFSQTANKRSFNMDLLPSELVKKVEVYKSPTASLDEGGVGGTVIVETRKPLDLDANTAFVSLEGMANSIADGETGGGATGMYSWKNESESFGILVAASTLETIGRAHKAENYWEEGWSASGIAAFDQDRVRDVFDITAQWAPTDELTFTGHYLSTEIDATNTNQNFLFINSHWRDGVQNQNMIVPGTKGGRTTPNNGLATIGEYTSGAWLAQDINSREANIKSEVGDVGFKYEIDGFTLEGSVGTTEANGGNGGNINSLWGIGGYAIDWAAPGEPGKSVPFMYNGKPVTVKINMDGKTQMQLAPQGVDAADGEWQALGDGPSRESNVLHDEEQYFELDGKFDVEFGAVNAIKTGIKARTHEFSNDGYRYTYTGTEFAGTTLADWQDGVIKHSGEGLFGGSPTRIARIDADKVRKAFKANQSAGVQNRGAWAEVEEDITALYTQADFEGDAYAGNVGVRYVTTDITGTRYTIAALNDVNNKTTEQEKGEYSDILPSFNYKLDLSDDLVARFSAARVMSRPGYSDMSPSYTSQSQVSRKAAKGNVGLDPYRATQMDLGVEWYFDENAIASAAVFTKDIRSFLTSSVVIEKITDPSGTWDYEVTTPSQGRGGKLQGLELQYQQTFGNFGAIANYTYVDGEGENDKGVKAALPGTSRNSYNLTGYYETDLISARLAYTHRSEFLAEGLGIGGTELYADQSFLDANVTWFITDNINVSFDAQNLLGEVTTSTHGYGLETLSISNDNGTRYYVKASMKF; from the coding sequence ATGCGTAACAAGTTAAGTGATGCGATCAAACTGGCCAATAAGAGTGCATTAATGCTCGGCTCAGTTGCAGCAGTCACCATGATGGGTTTTGCAACAACTGCCAATGCACAAGATGCAGGTGCTGAGCCCGAAGAAGTATTGGTAACCGGTATTCGTGGTGCGTTGCAACAAGCGATTGACGTGAAGCGTAATTCTGACGCCGTTGTAGATGCCATTTCGTCAGAAGACATTGGTAAATTCCCTGATAAAAACCTGGCTGAATCGCTTCAGCGTGTTCCAGGTGTAACCATTAACCGTGGTTTCACCGGTGAGGGTAACGAAGTATCTATTCGCGGTGTGAACCCACAATTAACCTCGGTATTGCTGAACGGCAACTATGTTGCTTCTACTGGTTGGTTCTCACAAACCGCCAACAAGCGCAGCTTCAACATGGATCTGCTGCCATCTGAATTGGTGAAGAAAGTAGAAGTATACAAATCTCCAACCGCTTCTTTGGATGAAGGTGGCGTGGGCGGTACTGTAATTGTAGAAACTCGCAAACCTCTTGATCTGGATGCGAACACTGCTTTCGTATCGCTCGAAGGTATGGCGAACTCAATCGCTGACGGTGAAACCGGTGGCGGTGCTACTGGTATGTACAGCTGGAAAAACGAATCAGAAAGCTTCGGCATCCTTGTTGCGGCATCGACTCTTGAAACCATCGGTCGTGCACACAAAGCAGAAAACTACTGGGAAGAAGGTTGGTCAGCATCAGGTATTGCTGCGTTTGATCAAGACCGTGTACGCGATGTATTTGACATCACCGCACAATGGGCTCCTACCGATGAGTTGACGTTCACTGGTCATTATCTGTCTACCGAAATTGACGCGACCAACACTAACCAAAACTTCCTGTTCATCAACTCTCACTGGCGTGATGGTGTACAAAACCAGAACATGATTGTTCCTGGTACCAAAGGTGGTCGCACCACTCCAAACAACGGTTTGGCGACTATCGGCGAATACACTTCTGGCGCTTGGTTAGCTCAGGATATCAACAGCCGTGAAGCCAACATCAAGAGTGAAGTGGGTGATGTAGGATTCAAATACGAAATCGACGGCTTTACCTTGGAAGGTTCTGTGGGCACCACAGAAGCTAACGGCGGTAACGGCGGTAACATCAACTCCTTGTGGGGTATTGGTGGTTACGCAATCGATTGGGCTGCACCTGGCGAGCCAGGAAAATCAGTACCATTCATGTATAACGGCAAGCCTGTAACCGTTAAGATCAACATGGACGGTAAAACCCAAATGCAACTGGCACCACAGGGTGTAGATGCTGCCGATGGCGAGTGGCAAGCACTGGGTGATGGTCCTTCACGTGAATCCAACGTGTTGCACGACGAAGAACAATACTTCGAATTGGATGGTAAGTTTGACGTAGAGTTTGGTGCAGTTAACGCGATCAAAACCGGTATCAAAGCACGTACTCACGAATTCTCGAACGATGGCTACCGTTACACCTACACCGGTACCGAATTTGCGGGCACTACACTGGCTGATTGGCAAGATGGCGTGATCAAGCACAGCGGCGAAGGTCTGTTCGGTGGTTCACCAACCCGTATCGCACGTATTGATGCAGACAAAGTAAGAAAAGCATTCAAAGCAAATCAATCTGCTGGCGTACAAAACCGTGGTGCATGGGCTGAGGTTGAAGAAGACATCACTGCACTTTACACCCAAGCTGATTTCGAAGGTGATGCCTACGCGGGTAACGTTGGTGTGCGTTATGTAACGACCGATATTACCGGTACTCGTTACACCATCGCTGCATTGAACGATGTAAACAACAAAACCACTGAGCAAGAAAAAGGTGAATACAGCGACATTCTGCCAAGCTTCAACTACAAGTTGGACTTGTCTGATGACCTGGTTGCCCGTTTCTCTGCCGCTCGCGTTATGAGCCGCCCAGGTTATAGCGACATGAGTCCTTCATACACCAGCCAAAGTCAGGTTTCTCGTAAAGCTGCCAAAGGTAACGTAGGTCTGGATCCATATCGCGCTACGCAAATGGATTTGGGGGTTGAGTGGTACTTCGATGAAAACGCTATCGCATCTGCTGCAGTATTCACCAAAGACATCCGTTCATTCTTGACCAGTTCTGTTGTGATCGAAAAAATCACTGATCCAAGCGGTACATGGGATTACGAAGTGACCACACCTAGCCAAGGTCGTGGTGGTAAGTTGCAAGGTTTGGAATTGCAATATCAACAAACCTTCGGCAACTTCGGTGCTATCGCTAACTACACTTATGTGGACGGTGAAGGTGAAAACGACAAAGGTGTGAAAGCAGCGTTGCCGGGTACTTCTCGTAACTCATACAACTTGACTGGTTACTATGAGACTGACTTGATCTCTGCACGTTTGGCTTATACCCATCGTTCAGAGTTCCTGGCAGAAGGTTTGGGTATTGGTGGTACTGAGTTGTATGCTGACCAGTCCTTCCTTGATGCTAACGTTACCTGGTTTATCACCGATAACATCAACGTGAGTTTCGATGCGCAAAACCTGTTGGGTGAAGTGACTACCAGTACTCACGGTTATGGTCTGGAAACATTGAGTATCTCTAACGACAACGGTACTCGTTACTACGTTAAAGCTTCTATGAAGTTTTAA